In Spiroplasma sp. SV19, one DNA window encodes the following:
- a CDS encoding spiralin: protein MKKILSLVSILTVICGSTTNIVSCNNLPEIKDISNINEINPLIINSDNIEDKNLNDVFDVTKVNRKEIKILLDQPDKAVIDKAVKKVQPYATPTNDYTYNIFKTKDIKDTFIDINLEKEHLIYIIITAKEKSQLLKGKTDFIKLQLIKK, encoded by the coding sequence ATGAAAAAGATATTAAGTTTAGTAAGTATTTTAACAGTAATTTGTGGTAGTACTACAAATATTGTTAGTTGTAATAATTTACCAGAAATAAAAGATATTTCTAATATTAATGAAATTAACCCATTAATAATTAATAGTGATAATATTGAAGATAAAAACCTTAATGATGTTTTTGATGTTACAAAAGTAAATAGAAAAGAAATAAAAATATTATTAGATCAACCTGATAAAGCAGTCATTGATAAAGCAGTCAAAAAAGTTCAACCATATGCTACACCAACTAATGATTATACATATAATATTTTTAAAACTAAAGATATCAAAGATACATTTATAGATATTAATTTAGAAAAAGAACACTTGATTTATATTATCATAACAGCAAAAGAAAAAAGTCAATTGCTTAAAGGCAAAACTGATTTTATCAAATTACAATTAATAAAAAAATAG
- a CDS encoding integrase core domain-containing protein: MIVSIISENELYKLHRGFKKWYGQVAATKETNYIYNNLSNYFNLCHKYYLKTHSLNQLIKLFYREKQTFYNWSNKIKEFLKNSYSFEWFKKHSTQPKTIYYVYDKSYKMKVAQMIKNYRENYGTGIYEFYNLTLANYFTYQNKPIRHNIKTLMKWDKTFNQYFKNKRKKRFYKHYEMHELGHIPHDVKVLTKNMTGYKRDLYIFDYIDDKSRYAVAYITENKTQDIAAGLFQKAYFEFDKIGIKMKRIRTDNGIEYVYNHRTNYAHHKSEFTKAVNKKGVVHQTTPVRSPQSNGKIERFHRNWNKFFEYLPRYLKDIDDIRKQIVIFLDYYNKVRRHKSINLLTPAEAVLKDLKD; this comes from the coding sequence ATGATAGTAAGTATTATTAGTGAAAATGAATTATATAAATTACATCGTGGTTTTAAAAAATGATATGGGCAAGTTGCAGCAACTAAGGAAACAAATTATATTTATAATAATTTATCGAATTATTTTAATTTATGTCATAAATATTATCTTAAAACCCATTCATTAAATCAGTTAATTAAATTATTTTATAGAGAAAAACAAACATTTTACAATTGATCAAACAAAATTAAAGAGTTTTTAAAAAATTCTTATAGTTTTGAGTGATTTAAAAAACATTCAACACAACCAAAAACTATTTATTATGTTTATGATAAATCTTATAAAATGAAAGTGGCACAAATGATTAAAAATTATCGGGAAAATTATGGCACAGGAATTTATGAGTTTTATAATTTAACATTGGCAAATTATTTTACATATCAAAATAAGCCGATTAGACATAATATTAAAACATTAATGAAATGAGATAAAACATTTAATCAATATTTTAAAAATAAACGGAAAAAGAGATTTTATAAACATTATGAAATGCATGAATTAGGGCATATCCCACATGATGTTAAAGTATTAACTAAAAATATGACAGGTTATAAAAGAGATTTGTATATTTTTGATTATATTGATGACAAATCTCGGTATGCAGTAGCTTATATAACGGAAAATAAAACACAAGATATTGCGGCAGGACTTTTTCAAAAAGCTTATTTTGAATTTGATAAGATAGGTATTAAAATGAAAAGAATTCGGACAGATAACGGGATTGAATATGTTTATAATCATCGAACAAATTATGCACATCATAAAAGTGAGTTTACTAAAGCAGTAAATAAAAAAGGAGTTGTCCATCAAACAACTCCTGTCCGTTCCCCACAGTCAAATGGGAAAATTGAAAGATTTCATCGTAATTGAAATAAGTTTTTTGAATATTTACCAAGATATCTTAAAGATATTGATGATATTCGAAAACAAATTGTAATCTTTCTAGATTATTATAACAAAGTTCGACGCCATAAAAGTATAAATCTTTTAACACCGGCAGAAGCTGTGTTAAAAGATTTAAAAGACTAA
- a CDS encoding SGNH/GDSL hydrolase family protein: protein MKKGLDANFKLGTDDKTKLDDYQYGSFSNGKTAGVLLNDKLGFKDINPGIPHDTDPTKFGRNYAIAGATAADVIGIEGFLLNQVTIEKQARALVSQHKLRETDLVFMEIGGNDLFQLIKTPDSQKDAELMKQGVERIQEALFTLLNNGIRKIIFSDAPNVSLVPRYVNGDATLKQRANDFSTQFHGQVKNVIEVANRYYKHAVRKWGYYDNLPVLMEEFKAKHANAELKVNFNLLDIDFKNILQTGVLHAKRNSNIPADAGIDNYFFFDDFHPTREVHQLAMEHYYEIIKGWT, encoded by the coding sequence ATGAAAAAAGGCTTAGATGCTAATTTTAAATTGGGAACTGATGATAAAACCAAGTTAGACGATTATCAATATGGAAGTTTTAGTAATGGTAAGACGGCTGGGGTTTTATTAAATGATAAATTAGGTTTTAAGGACATTAATCCAGGGATTCCACACGATACAGATCCTACTAAGTTTGGTCGTAATTATGCGATTGCTGGGGCTACTGCTGCTGATGTTATTGGAATAGAAGGTTTTTTATTAAACCAAGTTACGATTGAGAAGCAAGCTCGTGCTTTAGTTAGCCAACATAAATTACGAGAAACTGATTTAGTTTTTATGGAAATTGGTGGAAATGATTTATTTCAATTAATTAAAACTCCTGATTCTCAAAAAGATGCAGAATTAATGAAACAAGGTGTTGAACGAATCCAAGAAGCACTATTTACATTGTTAAATAATGGGATTAGAAAAATTATTTTTTCTGATGCACCAAATGTTAGTTTAGTACCACGTTATGTTAATGGTGATGCTACGTTAAAACAACGGGCAAATGATTTTTCGACCCAATTTCATGGTCAGGTTAAAAATGTGATTGAAGTAGCTAATCGCTATTATAAGCATGCTGTTCGAAAATGAGGATATTATGATAATTTGCCAGTTTTAATGGAAGAATTTAAGGCTAAACATGCAAACGCTGAACTTAAGGTTAATTTTAATCTTTTAGATATAGATTTTAAAAATATTTTACAAACAGGTGTTTTACATGCAAAACGAAACTCTAATATTCCTGCTGATGCAGGTATTGATAATTATTTCTTTTTTGATGATTTTCATCCAACGCGTGAAGTTCATCAGTTAGCAATGGAACATTATTATGAGATAATAAAGGGATGAACGTAA